One segment of Drosophila ananassae strain 14024-0371.13 chromosome 3R, ASM1763931v2, whole genome shotgun sequence DNA contains the following:
- the LOC6498172 gene encoding myosin heavy chain, muscle isoform X20, with amino-acid sequence MPKPAPNLEDEDPTPYLFVSLEQRRIDQSKPYDSKKNCWVPDEKEGYLLGEIKATKGDIVSVGLPGGEVKDFKSEKVEKVNPPKFEKIEDMADMTVLNTPCVLHNLRQRYYAKLIYTYSGLFCVAINPYKRYPVYTNRCAKMYRGKRRNEVPPHIFAISDGAYVDMLTNHVNQSMLITGESGAGKTENTKKVIAYFATVGASTKKDESQKNKGSLEDQVVQTNPVLEAFGNAKTVRNDNSSRFGKFIRIHFGPTGKLAGADIETYLLEKARVISQQSLERSYHIFYQIMSGSVAGVKDICLLTDNIYDYHIVSQGKVTVPSIDDAEEFSLTDQAFDILGFTKQEKEDVYRITAAVMHMGGMKFKQRGREEQAEQDGEEEGGRVSKLFGCDTAELYKNLLKPRIKVGNEFVTQGRNVQQVTNSIGALCKGVFDRLFKWLVKKCNETLDTQQKRQHFIGVLDIAGFEIFDYNGFEQLCINFTNEKLQQFFNHHMFVLEQEEYKREGIDWAFIDFGMDLLACIDLIEKPMGILSILEEESMFPKATDQTFSEKLTNTHLGKSAPFQKPKPPKPGQQAAHFAIGHYAGVVAYNITGWLEKNKDPLNDTVVDQFKKSQNKLLIEIFADHAGQSGGGEQAKGGRGKKGGGFATVSSAYKEQLNSLMTTLRSTQPHFVRCIIPNEMKQPGLVDAHLVMHQLTCNGVLEGIRICRKGFPNRMVYPDFKMRYQILNPKGIKGIEDPKKCTKILIESTELAEDQYRLGNTKVFFRAGVLGQMEEFRDERLGKIMSWMQAWARGYLSRKGFKKLQEQRVALKVVQRNLRKYLQLRTWPWYKLWQKVKPLLNVSRIEDEIARLEEKAKKAEELHAAEVKVRKELEALNAKLLAEKTALLDSLSGEKGQLQDFQERNAKLTAQKNDLENQLRDIQERLTQEEDARNQLFQQKKKADQEISGLKKDIEDLELNVQKAEQDKATKDHQIRNLNDEIAHQDELINKLNKEKKMQGESNQKTGEELQAAEDKINHLNKVKAKLEQTLDELEDSLEREKKVRGDVEKSKRKVEGDLKLTQEAVADLERNKKELEQTIQRKDKELCSITAKLEDEQVVVGKHQRQIKELQARIEELEEEVEAERQARAKAEKQRADLARELEELGERLEEAGGATSAQIELNKKREAELSKLRRDLEEANIQHESTLANLRKKHNDAVAEMAEQVDQLNKLKAKAEKEKNEYYGQLNDLRAGVDHITNEKAAQEKIAKQLQHTLNEVQSKLDETNRTLNDFDASKKKLSIENSDLLRQLEEAESQVSQLSKIKISLTTQLEDTKRLADEESRERATLLGKFRNLEHDLDNLREQVEEEAEGKADLQRQLSKANAEAQVWRSKYESDGVARSEELEEAKRKLQARLAEAEETIESLNQKCIGLEKTKQRLSTEVEDLQLEVDRANAIANAAEKKQKAFDKIIGEWKLKVDDLAAELDASQKECRNYSTELFRLKGAYEEGQEQLEAVRRENKNLADEVKDLLDQIGEGGRNIHEIEKARKRLEAEKDELQAALEEAEAALEQEENKVLRAQLELSQVRQEIDRRIQEKEEEFENTRKNHQRALDSMQASLEAEAKGKAEALRMKKKLEADINELEIALDHANKANAEAQKNIKRYQQQLKDIQTALEEEQRARDDAREQLGISERRANALQNELEESRTLLEQADRGRRQAEQELADAHEQLNEVSAQNASISAAKRKLESELQTLHSDLDELLNEAKNSEEKAKKAMVDAARLADELRAEQDHAQTQEKLRKALEQQIKELQVRLDEAEANALKGGKKAIQKLEQRVRELENELDGEQRRHADAQKNLRKSERRIKELSFQSEEDRKNHERMQDLVDKLQQKIKTYKRQIEEAEEIAALNLAKFRKAQQELEEAEERADLAEQAISKFRAKGRAGSVGRGASPAPRATSVRPQFDGLAFPPRFDLAPENEF; translated from the exons ATGCCGAAGCCAGCTCCAAATCTTGAGGATGAGGATCCCACCCCATACCTGTTCGTGTCTTTGGAACAGAGACGTATCGATCAATCGAAACCCTATGACTCCAAGAAGAACTGTTGGGTCCCCGACGAGAAGGAGGGTTATCTCCTTGGTGAGATCAAGGCCACCAAGGGCGATATCGTCTCCGTCGGCTTGCCTGGTGGAGAG GTAAAAGATTTCAAATCCGAGAAGGTGGAAAAAGTGAATCCAccaaaattcgaaaaaattgAAGATATGGCCGACATGACCGTGTTGAACACTCCCTGTGTGTTGCACAATCTGCGTCAGCGTTACTATGCTAAGCTCATCTAT ACCTACTCTGGTCTTTTCTGCGTTGCCATCAATCCTTACAAGCGCTACCCCGTATATACCAACCGTTGCGCTAAGATGTACCGTGGCAAGCGCCGTAATGAGGTGCCACCCCATATTTTCGCCATCTCTGACGGTGCCTACGTCGACATGTTGACCAACCACGTGAATCAATCTATGTTGATCACCGGTGAGTCTGGTGCCGGAAAGACTGAGAACACCAAGAAGGTCATTGCGTACTTCGCCACTGTTGGCGCTTCCACCAAGAAGGATGAATCGCAGAAGAACAAGGGTTCCCTGGAAGATCAGGTTGTGCAGACTAACCCTGTGCTTGAGGCTTTCGGTAACGCCAAGACCGTGCGTAACGATAACTCCTCTCGTTTC GGTAAATTCATCCGTATCCACTTCGGACCTACTGGTAAACTGGCTGGTGCTGATATTGAGACCT ATCTGCTGGAGAAGGCCCGTGTCATCTCCCAGCAGTCCCTGGAGCGTTCCTACCACATCTTCTACCAGATCATGTCTGGCTCCGTTGCCGGTGTTAAAG ACATTTGTCTGTTGACCGATAACATCTACGATTACCACATTGTCTCCCAGGGCAAGGTCACTGTACCCAGTATCGATGATGCTGAGGAGTTCTCCCTCACCGAT CAAGCCTTCGACATTCTGGGCTTCACCAAGCAGGAGAAGGAGGATGTGTACAGGATCACCGCCGCTGTCATGCACATGGGTGGCATGAAGTTCAAGCAACGTGGTCGCGAGGAGCAGGCTGAGCAGGACGGTGAGGAGGAGGGTGGCCGTGTGTCTAAGCTGTTCGGCTGCGACACCGCTGAGCTGTACAAGAACTTGCTCAAGCCCCGCATCAAGGTCGGTAACGAGTTCGTCACCCAGGGCCGTAACGTCCAGCAGGTCACCAACTCGATCGGTGCCCTCTGCAAGGGTGTCTTCGATCGTCTGTTCAAGTGGCTGGTCAAGAAGTGTAACGAGACTCTGGATACCCAGCAGAAGCGTCAGCACTTCATTGGTGTACTGGATATTGCTGGTTTTGAAATCTTCGAC TACAACGGTTTCGAGCAACTGTGTATTAACTTCACCAACGAGAAGTTGCAACAATTCTTCAACCATCACATGTTCGTTTTGGAGCAAGAAGAATACAAGAGGGAAGGTATCGATTGGGCCTTCATCGATTTCGGTATGGACTTGTTGGCCTGTATCGATCTGATTGAAAAG CCTATGGGTATCCTGTCCATCCTTGAAGAAGAGTCTATGTTCCCCAAGGCCACCGATCAGACCTTCTCGGAGAAGCTGACCAACACCCATTTGGGCAAGTCGGCTCCATTCCAGAAGCCCAAGCCCCCAAAGCCCGGCCAGCAGGCTGCCCACTTTGCCATCGGCCATTATGCTGGTGTTGTCGCTTACAACATCACCGGTTGGTTGGAGAAGAACAAGGATCCTCTGAACGACACTGTTGTCGACCAGTTCAAGAAGTCTCAGAACAAGCTGCTGATCGAAATCTTCGCCGATCACGCCGGACAGTCGGGCGGCGGTGAACAGGCCAAGGGAGGTCGTGGCAAGAAGGGTGGTGGCTTCGCCACTGTGTCCTCTGCCTACAAGGAGCAGTTGAACAGCTTGATGACCACTCTGCGCTCCACTCAGCCTCACTTCGTCCGTTGCATCATTCCCAACGAGATGAAGCAGCCTGGACTTGTTGATGCCCACTTGGTTATGCACCAGCTGACCTGTAACGGTGTGCTTGAAGGTATCCGTATTTGCCGTAAGGGCTTCCCCAACAGGATGGTCTACCCTGACTTCAAGATGCG CTACCAAATCCTGAACCCCAAGGGTATCAAGGGTATTGAGGATCCCAAGAAATGCACGAAGATCCTCATCGAATCGACCGAGTTGGCCGAAGATCAGTACCGTTTGGGTAACACAAAG GTGTTCTTCCGTGCCGGTGTCCTGGGTCAGATGGAGGAGTTCCGTGATGAGCGTCTGGGCAAGATCATGTCCTGGATGCAGGCCTGGGCTCGTGGTTACCTGTCCCGCAAGGGCTTCAAGAAGCTCCAGGAACAGCGCGTCGCCCTCAAGGTTGTCCAGCGCAATCTGCGCAAGTACCTGCAGCTCCGCACCTGGCCATGGTACAAACTGTGGCAGAAGGTCAAGCCCCTCCTCAACGTCAGCCGTATCGAGGATGAGATTGCC CGTCTGGAGGAGAAGGCCAAGAAGGCTGAGGAACTGCATGCCGCTGAAGTGAAAGTACGCAAGGAGCTGGAGGCCCTCAACGCCAAGCTGTTGGCTGAGAAGACCGCCCTGCTGGACTCTCTGTCCGGTGAGAAGGGCCAGCTGCAGGACTTCCAGGAGCGCAACGCCAAGTTGACCGCCCAGAAGAACGACCTCGAGAACCAGCTGCGC GACATCCAAGAGCGCCTGACTCAGGAGGAAGATGCCCGCAACCAGCTGTTCCAGCAGAAGAAGAAGGCCGACCAGGAGATCTCTGGCCTGAAGAAGGACATCGAGGATCTGGAGCTGAATGTCCAGAAGGCCGAGCAGGACAAGGCCACCAAGGATCACCAGATCCGCAACTTGAACGACGAGATCGCCCACCAGGATGAGCTCATCAACAAGCTGAACAAGGAGAAGAAGATGCAGGGCGAGTCCAACCAGAAGACTGGTGAGGAACTGCAGGCCGCCGAGGACAAGATCAACCACTTGAACAAGGTTAAGGCCAAGCTCGAGCAGACCCTCGACGAGCTCGAGGATTCTCTGGAGCGTGAGAAGAAGGTGCGCGGTGATGTTGAGAAGTCCAAGCGCAAGGTTGAGGGAGACCTCAAGCTCACCCAGGAGGCTGTTGCCGATCTGGAGCGCAACAAGAAGGAATTGGAGCAGACCATCCAGCGCAAGGACAAGGAACTGTGCTCCATCACCGCCAAGCTCGAGGATGAGCAGGTTGTGGTTGGCAAGCACCAGCGCCAGATCAAGGAACTGCAGGCCCGCATCGAGGAGCTCGAGGAGGAGGTTGAGGCTGAGCGCCAGGCCCGCGCCAAGGCTGAGAAGCAGCGCGCCGATCTGGCCCGTGAGCTTGAGGAATTGGGCGAGCGTCTGGAGGAGGCTGGCGGTGCCACCTCTGCCCAGATTGAGCTCAACAAGAAGCGTGAGGCTGAGCTCAGCAAGCTCCGTCGCGATCTTGAGGAGGCCAACATCCAGCACGAGTCCACCCTGGCTAACCTGCGCAAGAAGCACAACGATGCCGTCGCCGAGATGGCCGAGCAGGTTGATCAGCTCAACAAGCTGAAGGCTAA GGCTGAGAAGGAGAAGAACGAGTACTACGGCCAGTTGAACGATCTGCGTGCCGGTGTCGACCACATTACCAACGAGAAG gCTGCCCAGGAGAAGATCGCCAAGCAGCTGCAGCACACCCTCAACGAAGTCCAGTCCAAATTGGATGAGACCAACAGGACTCTGAACGACTTCGATgccagcaagaagaagctgtCCATTGAGAACTCCGATCTGCTCCgccagctggaggaggccgAGTCCCAGGTGTCTCAGCTGTCCAAGATCAAGATCTCCCTGACCACCCAGCTTGAGGATACCAAGCGTCTGGCCGATGAGGAGTCCCGCGAGCGTGCTACCCTTCTGGGCAAGTTCCGCAACTTGGAGCACGACCTGGACAACCTGCGCGAACAGGTTGAGGAGGAGGCTGAGGGCAAGGCCGATCTGCAGCGCCAGCTGAGCAAGGCCAACGCTGAGGCCCAGGTCTGGCGTAGCAAGTACGAGTCCGATGGTGTTGCCCGCTCtgaggagctggaggaggccaAGAGGAAGCTGCAGGCCCGTCTCGCCGAGGCTGAGGAGACCATTGAGTCCCTTAACCAGAAGTGCATTGGCCTGGAGAAGACCAAGCAGCGCCTGTCCACCGAAGTGGAGGATCTCCAGCTGGAGGTCGACCGTGCCAACGCCATTGCCAACGCTGCCGAGAAGAAGCAGAAGGCCTTCGACAAGATCATCGGCGAATGGAAACTGAAGGTTGATGATCTGGCCGCTGAGCTTGATGCCTCCCAGAAGGAGTGCCGCAACTACTCCACCGAACTGTTCCGTCTGAAGGGTGCCTACGAGGAGGGCCAGGAGCAGCTGGAGGCTGTGCGTCGTGAGAACAAGAACTTGGCTGATGAGGTCAAGGATCTGCTCGACCAGATCGGTGAGGGTGGCCGCAACATCCATGAGATCGAGAAGGCCCGCAAGCGCCTGGAGGCTGAGAAGGACGAGCTCCAAGCCGCCCTTGAGGAGGCTGAGGCTGCTCTTGAGCAGGAGGAGAACAAGGTGCTGCGCGCCCAGCTGGAGCTGTCCCAGGTCCGCCAGGAAATCGATCGCCGCATccaggagaaggaggaggagttcGAGAACACCCGCAAGAACCACCAGCGCGCCCTCGACTCCATGCAGGCTTCCCTTGAGGCTGAGGCCAAGGGCAAGGCTGAGGCCCTGCGCATGAAGAAGAAGCTGGAGGCTGACATCAACGAGCTGGAGATTGCTCTGGATCATGCCAACAAG GCTAACGCCGAGGCCCAGAAGAACATCAAGCGTTACCAGCAACAGCTTAAGGACATCCAGACCGCTCTCGAGGAGGAGCAGCGCGCCCGCGACGATGCCCGCGAACAGCTGGGTATCTCCGAGCGTCGTGCCAACGCTCTCCAGAACGAACTGGAGGAGTCGCGCACTCTGCTGGAGCAGGCCGACCGTGGCCGTCGCCAGGCCGAACAGGAGCTGGCCGATGCCCACGAGCAGTTGAACGAGGTTTCCGCCCAGAACGCCTCCATCTCCGCTGCCAAGAGGAAGCTGGAGTCTGAGCTGCAGACCCTGCACTCCGACCTGGACGAACTCTTGAACGAGGCCAAGAACTCCGAGGAGAAGGCCAAGAAGGCTATGGTTGATGCCGCCCGCCTGGCTGATGAGCTCCGCGCTGAGCAGGATCATGCCCAGACCCAGGAGAAATTGAGGAAGGCTTTGGAGCAGCAGATCAAGGAGCTCCAGGTCCGTCTCGATGAAGCCGAGGCCAACGCCCTTAAGGGTGGCAAGAAGGCTATCCAGAAGTTGGAGCAGCGCGTCCGCGAGCTCGAGAACGAGCTGGATGGTGAGCAGAGGCGACATGCCGATGCCCAGAAGAACTTGCGCAAGTCTGAGCGCCGCATCAAGGAGCTGAGCTTCCAGTCTGAGGAGGACCGCAAGAACCACGAACGCATGCAGGATCTGGTCGATAAGCTGCAACAGAAGATCAAGACATACAAGAGGCAGATCGAGGAGGCTGAGGAAATCGCCGCCCTCAACTTGGCCAAATTCCGCAAGGCTCagcaggagctggaggaggccgAGGAGCGTGCCGATCTGGCCGAGCAGGCCATCAGCAAATTCCGCGCCAAGGGACGTGCCGGTTCTGTCGGTCGTGGTGCCAGCCCAGCG CCCCGTGCGACGTCCGTCAGGCCACAATTCGACGGATTGGCCTTCCCACCAAGATTCGACCTTGCTCCTGAAAACGAATTCTAA